AAAATAAATCAAAGCTCTTTTTGGAAGTTGATGGTCTTGGTATTGGCAATTTCTTTTACAGCTTGTGATTTCGCGTATGATTTGCCCGAAGCAAATTCAAAACCAGATGAAACACCTCCAAGTGCATATTTTACCTATGCACAAGGACAAGGTACGGCTGAAGAATGGAAAGATTATACTTTCTCAAATTTATCGAATAGTGCCACCGATTACTCGTGGGATTTTGGCGATGGAAGCACGTCAACGGATAAGGATGGTAAAAATACTTTCCCCGGAGAAGGAACTTATACGGTAACTTTAACCGCATCGGATAAACTGGGAGCAACCAGTACCTATTCCGAAACAATTGAAGTTGTTGAACCGGAAGAACCGGAAGCAATTATTCCGGTGATTCTGGAGCCTAGTTTCGAAGATTTGACTTTGCCTGATGGCACAGGAGATGGAAGAGACTCGTGGAGAAACGACTTTGGTG
Above is a genomic segment from uncultured Draconibacterium sp. containing:
- a CDS encoding PKD domain-containing protein, with the protein product MKNNIINTKINQSSFWKLMVLVLAISFTACDFAYDLPEANSKPDETPPSAYFTYAQGQGTAEEWKDYTFSNLSNSATDYSWDFGDGSTSTDKDGKNTFPGEGTYTVTLTASDKLGATSTYSETIEVVEPEEPEAIIPVILEPSFEDLTLPDGTGDGRDSWRNDFGGVIQITSSPVYDGSQAAKFPSAGDRVAYQDGIEVSPNTDYILTYYYTMKSGTGNLTVRVLGGTISDLSEVAGATLGEHVGTDTSDADTYVQVAIPFNTGTNGSVAILITNEGVECRADMFEITVAEQN